A single region of the Selenomonas sp. oral taxon 920 genome encodes:
- a CDS encoding O-linked N-acetylglucosamine transferase, SPINDLY family protein, translated as MKNIAARRQEMLMRANALYEAKEYARAAEAAAELLAALPEDVEMRYIRAAALTGLEKYDEARADLAQIRAVRADHAGAARQEVYIDRAEGKFCTEITHLRTLIAALERRIAAGDNIAYHTVFLASAYSLLGEALTITGESAAAIDAFLASSRHETRPTQRAEEYSNALFAANYLPEGLRSSYTDLARGYGALYADVTPLASRADAVRGHDRIRIGYISPDLRTHPVGTLIRPLLTLHDRTRFTVCCYANCMEDALSHALRAAADAWRNIQGMPAEEVAARIRADEIDILIDLAGHTQNNCLPVLAHRPAPVQVTGIGYFNTTGLPAIDYMLSDVHVDPIGTADPSFTEEMIRLPHSHFCYVLPERLPPVALPPMEHSGSVTFGSFNNFSKVTDEVLRLWSAVLDAVPRSRLLLKSKLFRSAEGRELAAKRFARCGISTERVEMRAFSRGHLAEYGDMDIALDTFPYTGGITTCEALAMGVPVITLRGASHGARFGESLLTNANLAELIADTPADYVKIAVTLASSPETLASLRTNLRTILAHAPLTDARTYVRDVEAAYAEIWERFVHAAGRM; from the coding sequence ATGAAAAACATAGCGGCGCGGCGGCAGGAGATGTTGATGCGGGCGAATGCACTGTACGAGGCGAAGGAGTACGCACGCGCGGCAGAGGCGGCGGCGGAACTGCTCGCGGCTCTGCCCGAGGATGTGGAGATGCGCTATATCCGTGCGGCGGCACTGACGGGGCTGGAGAAATACGATGAGGCGCGTGCGGATCTTGCGCAGATTCGTGCGGTGCGCGCCGACCATGCGGGCGCAGCGCGGCAGGAGGTCTACATCGACCGTGCGGAGGGGAAGTTCTGCACCGAGATCACGCATTTGCGCACCTTGATTGCCGCGCTCGAACGGAGGATTGCCGCAGGGGATAACATCGCCTATCATACGGTCTTTCTCGCGAGTGCCTACAGCCTCCTCGGCGAAGCTCTGACGATCACGGGTGAGAGCGCGGCGGCGATCGATGCGTTCCTCGCATCCAGCCGTCATGAGACACGCCCCACGCAGAGGGCGGAGGAGTACAGCAACGCGCTCTTTGCCGCGAACTATCTGCCCGAGGGCCTGCGCTCCTCGTACACAGATCTCGCACGCGGCTACGGTGCGCTCTATGCGGATGTCACGCCGCTCGCGTCTCGTGCGGACGCTGTGCGCGGGCACGACCGCATCCGCATCGGCTACATCTCGCCTGACCTGCGCACGCACCCCGTCGGGACGCTGATCCGCCCGCTCCTCACACTCCATGACCGCACGCGTTTTACCGTCTGCTGCTATGCAAACTGCATGGAGGACGCGCTCTCGCACGCACTGCGTGCGGCGGCGGATGCGTGGCGCAACATACAGGGAATGCCCGCGGAGGAGGTGGCGGCACGCATACGTGCGGATGAGATCGATATCCTCATCGATCTCGCGGGGCACACGCAGAACAACTGCCTTCCCGTGCTCGCGCATCGACCTGCGCCCGTGCAGGTGACGGGCATCGGCTATTTCAATACGACGGGGCTTCCCGCCATCGACTATATGCTCTCGGATGTGCACGTCGATCCCATAGGGACGGCAGATCCCTCCTTCACCGAGGAGATGATCCGTCTGCCGCACAGCCATTTCTGCTATGTGCTGCCCGAGAGGCTTCCCCCCGTCGCCCTGCCGCCGATGGAGCACAGCGGTTCTGTGACGTTCGGCTCGTTCAACAATTTCAGCAAGGTGACAGATGAGGTGCTGCGGCTCTGGAGTGCCGTGCTCGATGCCGTGCCGCGCTCCCGTCTTCTCCTAAAGAGCAAGCTCTTTAGGAGTGCGGAGGGCAGAGAGCTCGCGGCGAAGCGTTTCGCGCGCTGCGGGATTTCCACAGAACGCGTGGAGATGCGTGCGTTCAGCCGCGGCCATCTCGCAGAATACGGGGATATGGACATCGCGCTCGACACATTCCCCTACACGGGCGGCATCACCACCTGCGAGGCTCTGGCGATGGGCGTGCCCGTCATCACCCTGCGCGGGGCGAGCCACGGCGCGCGGTTCGGGGAAAGCCTCCTGACAAATGCAAACCTCGCGGAGCTGATTGCCGATACCCCTGCGGACTATGTGAAGATCGCGGTGACA